Proteins encoded within one genomic window of Candidatus Thiodiazotropha endoloripes:
- a CDS encoding YkgJ family cysteine cluster protein: MSEPDQSTTESISAELRIGSENIRFSVEITNEPVHIHDLLPFFQRITDKVIEIGIKEAERQGKCISCKKGCGACCSQLVPVSRAEGYRLLNLIESMPAERQQVIRERFAHNINALKEAGILQMMEQAVNNNDRKQLREVGVNYFKLNLPCPFLEDQSCSIHRDRPLSCREFLVTSDPVHCADTNPETVESLSLPKRISPIIYKMSRDLNEAGRGYLPLIQVLDSAEALSSHQASEPAIDLIKQFLQNLTQA; the protein is encoded by the coding sequence TTGAGTGAGCCTGACCAATCAACTACCGAATCCATCAGCGCAGAATTGCGCATCGGTAGTGAGAATATAAGGTTTTCAGTGGAAATTACCAATGAGCCTGTGCATATTCATGATCTGCTGCCATTTTTTCAACGAATCACAGACAAGGTCATCGAGATTGGTATCAAGGAGGCTGAGCGGCAGGGAAAATGCATCTCCTGTAAAAAGGGTTGTGGCGCCTGCTGTTCTCAGCTGGTGCCTGTCAGCAGAGCTGAAGGTTATAGATTGCTCAATCTGATTGAATCCATGCCAGCAGAAAGGCAGCAGGTTATCCGAGAACGGTTTGCGCACAATATCAATGCATTGAAAGAAGCCGGTATTCTTCAGATGATGGAACAGGCGGTCAATAACAACGACAGAAAGCAGCTGCGTGAAGTTGGGGTCAACTATTTCAAGCTCAATCTGCCTTGCCCGTTTTTAGAAGATCAATCCTGCTCCATTCATCGGGATCGTCCACTCAGCTGTCGTGAATTTCTGGTTACCTCTGATCCAGTTCATTGCGCTGATACCAACCCGGAGACTGTTGAGAGTCTGAGCCTGCCAAAGCGTATATCACCCATCATTTACAAGATGAGCCGCGATCTCAACGAGGCAGGCAGGGGTTATCTGCCTCTGATACAGGTTCTGGACAGTGCTGAGGCGTTAAGCTCGCATCAGGCCAGTGAACCTGCCATCGATCTGATCAAGCAGTTCCTGCAGAATCTGACACAAGCCTGA
- a CDS encoding GNAT family N-acetyltransferase: MANNDLLIKLYEMDFDQLLVSNSISPDIVVRKPIGTDRRLLIEWAQQHYPDVWLSEIETALANRPCSCYIAQQHASIVGFACYDATALGYFGPLGVTEAAKGQGVGRRLTLNCLQEMHLKGYGYAIVGMPSSSDFYRRIAPIIEIPDSDPGLYRMTKPLMKD, encoded by the coding sequence ATGGCAAACAATGATCTTCTGATCAAACTCTATGAGATGGATTTTGACCAGTTACTGGTATCGAACAGCATAAGTCCAGATATCGTTGTACGTAAACCGATCGGAACTGATCGACGACTGCTGATCGAATGGGCACAACAACACTATCCCGATGTATGGTTAAGTGAAATCGAAACCGCGTTGGCAAACAGACCCTGCTCCTGTTATATCGCACAACAACACGCCTCAATAGTCGGTTTTGCCTGTTATGATGCAACAGCATTGGGCTACTTTGGCCCCCTGGGTGTCACCGAAGCCGCGAAAGGCCAGGGAGTTGGGCGACGATTGACACTCAACTGCCTGCAGGAGATGCATCTCAAAGGCTATGGTTATGCAATCGTTGGTATGCCAAGTTCAAGCGACTTCTATCGTAGAATTGCTCCCATCATTGAGATACCTGACTCTGATCCAGGTCTCTATCGTATGACTAAACCGCTGATGAAGGATTGA